Proteins encoded together in one Bacteroides zoogleoformans window:
- a CDS encoding GNAT family N-acetyltransferase encodes MFTIKKATTADCELIHQLAQQIFPVTYQDILTPEQIDYMMEWMYSTENLSRQMEKEGHVYLLACKEDETAGYASVERQGEAVFHLQKIYVLPRYQGAHCGSFLFREAIRYIKEVHPAPCRLELNVNRNNKALHFYEHMGMHKLREGDFPIGNGYYMNDYIMGMEI; translated from the coding sequence ATGTTTACCATCAAAAAAGCAACAACAGCCGACTGCGAACTGATACACCAATTGGCGCAGCAGATTTTCCCCGTGACGTATCAAGACATTCTTACTCCCGAACAGATAGACTACATGATGGAGTGGATGTACTCTACAGAAAACCTCAGTAGACAAATGGAAAAAGAGGGTCACGTCTATCTTCTGGCCTGCAAGGAAGATGAAACAGCCGGATATGCTTCCGTAGAACGGCAAGGTGAAGCAGTGTTTCATCTGCAAAAAATCTACGTTCTGCCCCGCTATCAGGGTGCCCACTGCGGCAGTTTCTTATTTCGCGAGGCCATTCGATACATCAAGGAAGTGCACCCGGCTCCCTGCCGGTTGGAGCTGAACGTGAACCGTAATAACAAAGCGCTACACTTCTACGAGCACATGGGGATGCACAAACTGCGCGAAGGAGATTTCCCGATAGGGAACGGGTACTATATGAATGATTATATCATGGGAATGGAAATATAA
- a CDS encoding inositol-3-phosphate synthase, producing MKENIKPATGRLGVLIVGVGGAVSTTMITGTLAARKGLAKPIGSITQMAAMRMQDGNERLIKDIVPLADLNDIVFGGWDIFPDNVYEAAVYAEVLKEKDLNPVKDELQAIKPMPGAFDHNFAKRLNGTYIKKAATRWDMVEQLREDIRNFKADNNCERIVVLWAASTEIYIPLADEHHSLAALEKAMKENCVEVIAPSMCYAYAAIAEGAPFVMGAPNLCVDIPAMWEFAKKMNVPIAGKDFKSGQTLMKTVLAPMFKTRMLGVSGWFSTNILGNRDGEVLDQPENFKTKEVSKLSVIDNIFEPEKYPDLYGDVYHKVRINYYPPRKDNKEAWDNIDIFGWMGYPMEIKVNFLCRDSILAAPIALDLVIFSDLAKRVGMCGIQTWLSFFCKSPMHDFEHQPVHDLFRQWRMVKETLRNMVGETAPSYLD from the coding sequence ATGAAAGAAAACATTAAACCGGCAACCGGACGCCTTGGCGTGTTGATAGTCGGGGTAGGCGGTGCCGTTTCAACCACCATGATTACCGGTACTTTAGCGGCCCGAAAGGGTTTGGCAAAGCCTATAGGCTCGATTACACAAATGGCTGCCATGCGTATGCAAGACGGTAACGAGAGACTTATTAAAGACATAGTGCCTTTGGCAGATTTAAATGACATCGTTTTCGGTGGATGGGATATTTTCCCTGACAATGTTTACGAAGCTGCTGTGTATGCAGAGGTTTTGAAAGAGAAAGATTTAAATCCGGTAAAGGACGAGTTGCAAGCCATTAAGCCGATGCCCGGCGCCTTCGACCACAACTTTGCGAAACGTCTGAACGGTACATATATTAAAAAGGCGGCCACCCGTTGGGATATGGTGGAGCAGCTGCGTGAGGACATACGTAACTTCAAGGCGGACAATAATTGTGAACGCATAGTTGTGTTATGGGCTGCGAGTACGGAAATTTATATTCCGTTGGCAGACGAACACCACTCTTTGGCCGCGTTGGAAAAAGCTATGAAAGAGAATTGTGTCGAGGTTATCGCTCCGAGCATGTGCTATGCCTATGCAGCTATTGCCGAAGGTGCCCCCTTCGTCATGGGAGCTCCCAACCTGTGTGTGGATATTCCGGCTATGTGGGAATTTGCCAAGAAGATGAATGTGCCCATTGCCGGAAAGGACTTCAAGAGTGGACAAACTTTGATGAAGACGGTACTTGCCCCGATGTTCAAGACGCGTATGCTGGGGGTAAGCGGTTGGTTTTCTACCAACATATTGGGTAATCGCGATGGTGAGGTGCTTGACCAACCGGAAAACTTCAAGACGAAAGAGGTCAGCAAATTGTCGGTTATCGACAATATCTTTGAACCGGAGAAGTATCCCGATTTGTACGGTGACGTATACCACAAGGTGCGCATCAACTACTATCCTCCCCGTAAGGACAATAAAGAGGCTTGGGATAATATTGACATTTTTGGCTGGATGGGTTATCCGATGGAAATCAAAGTAAATTTCTTGTGTCGGGATTCTATTTTGGCAGCACCTATTGCACTTGATTTGGTCATTTTCAGTGATTTGGCCAAGCGTGTGGGCATGTGTGGCATCCAGACTTGGCTGTCATTCTTCTGTAAGAGTCCGATGCACGATTTCGAGCACCAGCCGGTACACGATTTATTCCGGCAATGGCGTATGGTAAAAGAAACACTCCGGAACATGGTGGGTGAAACTGCGCCGAGCTATTTGGACTAA
- a CDS encoding phosphatidylglycerophosphatase A family protein yields MRKPSLFSVVIGTGFGSGFSPVAPGTMGALLATLVWFGLSYLVSDICLLWLTVVLILAFTPAGIWAADSLEAYWGKDPSRVVVDEMIGVWIPLLAAPAGHVWYALGAFVLFRLFDIFKPLGIRRMERFPGGVGVMADDILAGVYAFIVLIAARWLIG; encoded by the coding sequence ATGAGGAAACCTTCTCTTTTTTCTGTTGTTATCGGTACGGGATTCGGTTCCGGCTTTTCTCCTGTCGCACCCGGCACTATGGGAGCGTTGTTGGCTACTCTTGTCTGGTTCGGCTTGTCTTATTTGGTTTCCGATATATGCCTGCTATGGCTGACGGTTGTCTTGATTTTGGCATTTACACCTGCCGGTATATGGGCTGCCGACTCTTTGGAAGCATATTGGGGAAAAGATCCTTCGCGTGTGGTGGTCGATGAGATGATAGGCGTGTGGATTCCGCTACTTGCAGCACCTGCCGGACATGTATGGTATGCATTGGGAGCATTTGTACTGTTTCGCCTATTCGATATCTTTAAGCCGTTGGGCATCAGACGTATGGAGAGATTTCCCGGTGGAGTGGGGGTGATGGCGGATGACATCTTGGCCGGTGTTTATGCTTTTATCGTTCTGATTGCGGCGAGATGGCTAATAGGATGA
- a CDS encoding GtrA family protein translates to MANRMKTSDKRVAWHRVVKVFFKAQLSAQLAGFLDFLTTILLVKAFGIFYLYATFTGSVAGGVVNCAVNYSWVFHAKEVKKLHVALKYLFVWGGSIVLNTWGTFALTEWLTGMTWVNKLPGCYINNVFVLSKIIVAVLVSFFWNYHLHRVFVYRNHSVRDFLKHHLRNNKNEYEL, encoded by the coding sequence ATGGCTAATAGGATGAAAACAAGCGACAAAAGAGTCGCATGGCATCGTGTTGTCAAGGTTTTCTTTAAGGCCCAGTTGTCTGCGCAGTTGGCCGGTTTCTTGGATTTTCTGACAACCATTCTTTTGGTGAAAGCTTTTGGCATCTTTTATCTTTATGCCACTTTTACAGGTTCTGTGGCAGGTGGTGTGGTGAATTGTGCCGTAAATTACAGTTGGGTGTTCCATGCGAAAGAGGTGAAGAAGTTGCATGTTGCCCTGAAATACCTCTTTGTCTGGGGAGGCAGCATCGTTCTCAATACATGGGGGACATTTGCTTTGACCGAATGGCTCACGGGCATGACATGGGTGAATAAATTGCCGGGCTGTTACATTAATAATGTGTTTGTTTTATCAAAGATAATCGTTGCGGTGCTGGTGTCTTTCTTTTGGAATTATCATTTGCATCGGGTTTTTGTTTACCGGAATCATAGTGTCAGAGATTTTCTAAAACATCATTTGAGGAACAATAAGAATGAATATGAATTATAG
- a CDS encoding CDP-alcohol phosphatidyltransferase family protein, giving the protein MNYRDYLQQLIYKIINPIVSGMIKVGITPNLITTAGLVLNIMAAVLFVYAGLYKGGELAYVGWGGGIVLFAGLFDMMDGRVARVGNMSSTFGALYDSVLDRYSELVTLFGIFYYLVLQGYLWGSIITFVALVGSLMVSYVRARAEGLGLEYKVGFMQRPERVVLTALGAISCGIFGDCTLFDPVLILIVPMAVIAVLSNVTAFARLSHCYKLLERK; this is encoded by the coding sequence ATGAATTATAGAGATTATTTGCAACAGTTGATTTACAAAATCATCAATCCGATAGTGAGTGGCATGATTAAAGTAGGCATTACGCCTAATCTCATTACAACTGCCGGATTAGTGCTGAACATCATGGCGGCGGTCTTGTTTGTTTATGCGGGTTTGTATAAAGGCGGTGAGCTTGCCTATGTGGGCTGGGGGGGAGGCATTGTGCTTTTTGCCGGATTGTTTGATATGATGGATGGGCGTGTGGCACGGGTAGGCAATATGAGTTCTACTTTCGGAGCATTATATGACTCGGTGCTCGATCGCTACAGCGAACTCGTAACGCTATTCGGCATCTTTTACTATCTGGTACTGCAAGGCTATTTGTGGGGCTCCATCATTACGTTCGTTGCGCTGGTAGGCTCGTTGATGGTGAGTTATGTGCGTGCCCGTGCCGAAGGGCTGGGACTGGAATACAAAGTCGGCTTTATGCAACGTCCTGAACGAGTGGTACTGACAGCTCTTGGAGCCATATCCTGTGGCATATTCGGCGACTGTACATTGTTTGACCCTGTGTTGATATTGATTGTGCCGATGGCGGTGATTGCTGTATTATCAAATGTTACGGCCTTTGCCCGTCTGTCACATTGTTACAAACTGCTGGAAAGAAAGTGA
- a CDS encoding phosphatase PAP2 family protein — MRETVPAVVITTLFLMLTALCIRLRPEHLLMAAIFLILFFAGKPSRKLAVALLPFFIFGISYDWMRIYPNYMVGPVDIKGLYEAEKSLFGLSIGGVTLIPCEYFALHHCKVADFLAGIFYLCWVPVPMAFGLWLYLKGHRSVYLRFALVFLLVNLIGFAGYYIHPAAPPWYAMNYGFDLVLDTPGNVAGLERFDELLGCAVFGSIYGRNANVFAAVPSLHAAYMVVALAYAIINRCKRWLVILFGVIMTGIWWTAVYSGHHYLIDVLLGILCAMSGILFFERVLMNRKVFRRFFERYVHYIGG; from the coding sequence ATGAGAGAGACTGTCCCGGCTGTTGTCATAACGACGCTTTTCTTGATGCTGACAGCGCTTTGCATCAGACTCCGTCCGGAACATCTTCTGATGGCTGCTATATTTTTGATATTATTCTTTGCCGGCAAACCTTCTCGTAAATTGGCTGTGGCCCTATTGCCTTTCTTTATATTCGGCATTTCGTATGATTGGATGCGCATATATCCCAATTATATGGTCGGTCCGGTTGATATTAAAGGTCTGTATGAGGCCGAGAAATCCCTGTTTGGTTTATCTATTGGCGGCGTCACTCTTATTCCTTGCGAATATTTTGCCTTGCACCATTGTAAGGTGGCAGACTTTTTGGCCGGAATATTCTATCTGTGCTGGGTACCTGTTCCAATGGCTTTCGGACTATGGTTGTATTTAAAGGGGCATCGCAGTGTATATCTGCGTTTTGCATTAGTATTTCTATTGGTCAATCTTATCGGTTTTGCAGGATATTATATCCATCCTGCAGCTCCCCCTTGGTATGCCATGAATTATGGTTTCGATCTTGTGCTCGACACTCCGGGCAATGTGGCGGGTCTGGAGCGTTTTGACGAATTATTGGGATGCGCGGTTTTCGGTTCCATTTACGGACGGAATGCCAATGTCTTTGCAGCAGTGCCTTCGCTTCATGCAGCCTATATGGTAGTGGCCCTGGCCTATGCCATCATCAATCGTTGCAAAAGATGGCTGGTGATTCTGTTTGGCGTCATTATGACCGGCATTTGGTGGACGGCAGTCTATTCGGGCCATCATTACCTGATTGATGTATTGCTGGGCATCCTCTGCGCCATGTCGGGCATCCTGTTTTTTGAAAGAGTGTTGATGAATCGGAAAGTTTTCAGACGTTTCTTTGAGAGATACGTCCATTATATCGGCGGATAA
- a CDS encoding ribose-phosphate pyrophosphokinase: protein MSEKTPFMVFSGTNSRYLAEKICASLNCPLGKMNITHFADGEFAVSYEESIRGAHVFLVQSTFPNSDNLMELLLMIDAAKRASAKSIVAVIPYFGWARQDRKDKPRVSIGAKLVADLLSVAGIDRLITMDLHADQIQGFFDIPVDHLYASAVFLPYIESLKLENLVIATPDVGGSKRASTFSKYLGVPLVLCNKTREKANVVATMQIIGDVKDKNVVLVDDIVDTAGTITKAANVMMDAGARSVRAIASHCVMSDPASFRIQESSLSEMVFTDSIPYSKKCAKVKQLSIADMFAETINRVMNNESISSQYII from the coding sequence ATGAGCGAAAAAACACCTTTTATGGTATTCTCCGGAACAAATTCGAGGTACCTTGCAGAAAAAATTTGCGCCAGTCTTAATTGCCCTTTGGGAAAGATGAACATTACCCACTTTGCAGACGGTGAGTTTGCCGTCTCTTATGAAGAGTCTATTCGTGGCGCACACGTCTTCTTGGTTCAATCAACCTTTCCTAACTCTGACAACCTGATGGAACTTTTGCTGATGATTGATGCCGCTAAAAGAGCATCAGCCAAAAGTATTGTGGCAGTCATTCCCTATTTTGGATGGGCACGTCAGGATAGAAAAGACAAGCCGCGTGTATCTATCGGTGCGAAACTTGTTGCCGACCTGCTTTCTGTTGCGGGAATTGATCGTCTGATAACAATGGACTTGCATGCCGATCAAATTCAGGGATTTTTTGACATTCCGGTAGATCACCTGTATGCGTCAGCCGTATTCCTTCCCTATATCGAGTCGTTGAAGTTGGAAAATTTGGTAATTGCCACTCCGGACGTAGGTGGTTCCAAACGAGCCAGCACATTCTCCAAGTATCTGGGTGTTCCTTTGGTATTGTGCAATAAAACGCGCGAAAAAGCGAATGTAGTTGCCACAATGCAGATAATCGGCGACGTGAAGGACAAAAATGTTGTATTGGTAGATGATATTGTAGACACAGCCGGTACCATTACTAAAGCTGCCAACGTCATGATGGATGCGGGAGCAAGGTCTGTTCGTGCCATTGCCAGCCATTGTGTAATGTCCGACCCGGCTTCTTTCAGAATTCAGGAATCATCTTTGTCCGAGATGGTATTTACTGACAGTATTCCTTACTCCAAGAAATGTGCCAAAGTAAAACAATTAAGCATTGCCGATATGTTTGCTGAAACCATCAATAGAGTAATGAACAATGAATCCATCAGTTCGCAATATATTATCTAA